A window from Malaclemys terrapin pileata isolate rMalTer1 chromosome 18, rMalTer1.hap1, whole genome shotgun sequence encodes these proteins:
- the TUBD1 gene encoding tubulin delta chain: MSIVTVQLGQCGNQIGYEVFNAICNDFHSTHGLCSKKENESYQDACKERFFSEEKTGVPVARAVLVDMEPKVISQTLSMAARSGHWKYDHQSHFCQKQGSGNNWANGYSVHGPRYRDVIMNLVQKEAEKCDRLSGFFTVMSMAGGTGSGMGAFVTQCLRDAFPTSFILNQVIWPYGTGEVIVQNYNSVLTLSHLYQSSDALLVHENDAIHKICAQLMNIKKISFRDVNQVIAHQLGSVFQPTYSSEGASQYSRSPLGDLMESLVPHPEFKMLGLRNIPQMSENSLAYSTFTWPGLIKHLRQMLIANAKMEEGIDWQVRPPLPGHPVPPKASPNKALHFNTSIANLVVLRGKDVQSVDLGGFRDPALYTSWLNPQEAFTIWKTPRAFNKYEKSASLVSNSQFLLKLMDNIVGKAWNMFASKAYVHQYTKFGIEEEDFLDCFTTLEQVISSYASL, from the exons ATGTCAATAGTCACAGTACAGCTTGGTCAGTGTGGTAACCAGATTGGTTATGAGGTGTTTAATGCTATCTGCAATGACTTCCACAGCACACATGGACTGTGCTCCAAGAAGGAGAATGAATCCTATCAGGACGCTTGCAAGGAACGTTTCTTCAGTGAGGAGAAAACTGGAG tACCTGTTGCCCGGGCTGTACTTGTTGACATGGAACCTAAAGTAATCAGTCAGACCCTCTCAATGGCTGCGAGGTCTGGCCACTGGAAATATGACCATCAGTCACACTTCTGTCAGAAACAGGGGTCTGGAAACAACTGGGCAAATGG TTACTCTGTTCATGGGCCCAGGTACAGAGACGTTATCATGAACCTGGTACAGAAGGAAGCAGAGAAATGTGACCGActcagtggatttttcacagtAATGAGCATGGCTGGTGGCACAGGATCAGGCATGGGAGCCTTTGTGACCCAGTGCTTAAGGGATGCTTTTCCAACCTCATTTATACTCAACCAGGTTATCTGGCCATATGGAACCGGTGAG GTAATTGTTCAAAACTACAATTCAGTTCTGACACTCTCACACCTGTACCAGTCATCAGATGCTCTCCTTGTTCACGAAAACGATGCCATCCACAAGATCTGTGCTCAGCTAATGAATATTAAAAAGATCTCCTTCAGGGATGTAAATCAAGTAATTGCACATCAGCTGGGAAGTGTGTTCCAGCCCACTTATTCCTCAGAAGGAGCCTCCCAGTATAGCAGAAGTCCACTAG GAGACTTAATGGAGTCTTTAGTTCCCCATCCTGAATTCAAGATGTTGGGTCTTCGTAACATACCGCAGATGTCCGAGAACTCCCTGGCATACAGCACATTTACTTGGCCTGGGCTCATCAAACATCTAAGACAGATGCTTATTGCTAATGCTAAAATGGAAGAAG GTATCGATTGGCAGGTGCGACCACCATTGCCAGGGCATCCTGTCCCCCCAAAAGCCTCTCCAAATAAGGCACTACATTTTAACACCTCCATCGCCAACCTGGTTGTCCTGCGAGGAAAAGATGTGCAAAGCGTTGATCTAG GAGGTTTCAGAGATCCAGCATTGTATACATCCTGGCTAAACCCTCAAGAGGCCTTTACTATATGGAAAACACCAAGAGCCTTTAACAAGTATGAAAAATCTGCTTCTTTGGTCAGCAACAGCCAGTTCCTGCTGAAGCTTATGGACAACATTGTGGGGAAAGCTTGGAATATGTTTGCTTCCAA AGCTTATGTTCACCAGTACACTAAGTTTGGGATCGAAGAGGAGGACTTTCTGGACTGCTTCACAACTCTGGAACAGGTTATCTCTAGTTATGCCAGCCTTTGA